Part of the Thermincola ferriacetica genome, GTTGTGGGGAGGTTGTTTGGGGGCAAGAGTTGAGCTTCCTTTACGGGTAAATGTGGTGCGGCATCCCATGGAATAAAATTATTTAATGGCGGTAAAATTTAAACTTAGGAAAATTGTATGTTGAGGAGTGTAAAGATCGTGAAAAAGGAAGGGAAAGAACTGGTAAAAGTGACGATAGTAGGCACGGGTTTTGTCGGTTCAACCACCGCCTTTGCTTTATTGATAAAGGGCTTAGCTTCGGAAATAGTTTTGATTGACAAGGACCATAGGAAGGCGGAAGGAGAGGCCATGGATCTGCGCCATGGCACTTCCCTGGCATTCCCGGTAAATGTTTATGCTGGCGACTATGAGCAGGCAGCGGGTTCTGATATAGTGATAATAACAGCAGGGGTAAACCAGAAACCGGGGGAGACAAGGATAGACCTGGTTAACAGGAATGCAGAAATCTTTAAAAAGATTATCCCCAAAGTCGCCCAATATTGTGCCGGGGCTGTATTATTGGTGGTTGCCAATCCGGTGGACATTCTTACTTATATTACAGTCAAGCTTTCGGGCTTCCCTCCGTCAAAGGTGATCGGTTCCGGAACATTACTGGACAGTTCCCGTTTCCGGCAGGCCCTGAGCGCCCACTGCGGCGTGGACGCCCGTAATGTACATGCCTACATTATAGGCGAACATGGGGATACGGAAGTGCCATTATGGAGCTTGACCAATATTGGCGGCGTTTCTATAGAAGAATTTTGCCTGTTGAGTGATAAAGGCTGCACCAGGCCTGAAAAAAAGAAGATTTTTGATGAGGTGAAAAACGCCGGTTATGACATAATCTCCAGGAAAGAAGCGACCTATTATGGCATTGGCCTGGCCCTGACCCGTATTATCGAGGCTGTAGTCAGAGATGAAAATTCAATCCTTACCGTATCCAGTTTACTGCAGGGCCAGTACGGTGTTTACGATGTATGTCTCAGCCTTCCTTCCGTGGTAAATAGAAACGGTATCAGCCGCGTGCTGGAACTGCCCCTTGACATTGAGGAGAGACAGGCTTTCAGGGAATCGGCTGCGGCCATGAAAGAGGTTTTGGCCAAGGTTAACCTTGGCGAAGCTGTAGTATCGAGCTATAAATAAGTTTAATGGGTTTAATAAAGGGATTTGGAAAGCTCTGTAGAATACAAGACTTGATAGGGAAAACCATTGGCTAAAGGAAGGGATAACATGGTCGATAAAAACCGACTGCTGAGGCAACTGCCGGCTATAAATATAATCTTGCAGACAGCAGAGATCCAGGCGCTAATACGCGAGTACGGCCATCCGCTGGTTTCGGAAGCGGCGGGCGAAGTCGTTCAGCAGTTGCGGGAAAAAATCCTAAAAGCTGCTGAAGAGGATTACCGTGGCTTAGATCAGGAAATCACGTTGAAAAACATAATCGCCATGCTGATGCAAAGGGTATACGAAAAGGTGCAGCCCAGGTTGCGGCGGGTTATTAATGCAACGGGTATAGTTCTCCATACCAACCTTGGACGTGCCATTCTTGGCCAAAAGGTGACGGAAGCCCTTACTGAAGTGGCGTCAGGATACTCTAATCTGGAACTGGATTTGAGTACCGGGGAGCGCGGTTCGCGAT contains:
- a CDS encoding L-lactate dehydrogenase; this translates as MLRSVKIVKKEGKELVKVTIVGTGFVGSTTAFALLIKGLASEIVLIDKDHRKAEGEAMDLRHGTSLAFPVNVYAGDYEQAAGSDIVIITAGVNQKPGETRIDLVNRNAEIFKKIIPKVAQYCAGAVLLVVANPVDILTYITVKLSGFPPSKVIGSGTLLDSSRFRQALSAHCGVDARNVHAYIIGEHGDTEVPLWSLTNIGGVSIEEFCLLSDKGCTRPEKKKIFDEVKNAGYDIISRKEATYYGIGLALTRIIEAVVRDENSILTVSSLLQGQYGVYDVCLSLPSVVNRNGISRVLELPLDIEERQAFRESAAAMKEVLAKVNLGEAVVSSYK